The proteins below come from a single Marinobacter bohaiensis genomic window:
- the mgtE gene encoding magnesium transporter produces MTDAVENSQARQRLRTLGEALDSGALQQVARILNGGLSPSDIAHLLESSPPRQRALLWNLVDKNLEGEVLQYLNDDIRSYFLSKLNAQELATIIEDFESDDLADLLQQLPDTVIQEVLDTMDEQDRQRVEEVLAYPEDTAGGLMNTDTITVRPDLSIDVVLRYLRRHRALPPMTDSLIVVNRRDEYIGVMPITKMLVSSPSATVREVMDTDIEPIPVTLSDTQVATRFERYDLISAPVVSEDGKLLGRITIDDVVDVIREDADHSLMSMAGLDEDEDTFAPVIKTTKRRAVWLGINLITAFIASAVIGLFEGTISKVVALAVLMPIVASMGGIAGSQTLTLVIRGMAVGQISGANVRWLLNREFLAGVLNGILWALVVSVAATVWFADPMIGVIIASALIINLIAAALVGTLLPLFLKARNIDPALAGGVILTTVTDVVGFLSFLGLATLIYA; encoded by the coding sequence ATGACAGACGCAGTCGAAAACAGCCAGGCCAGGCAACGTCTCCGTACGCTCGGCGAAGCCCTCGACAGTGGCGCCCTGCAACAGGTGGCGCGCATCCTCAATGGTGGCCTCAGCCCCAGCGATATTGCCCACCTGCTGGAATCCTCCCCGCCGCGCCAACGGGCACTGCTCTGGAATCTGGTGGACAAGAACCTCGAAGGGGAAGTCCTCCAGTACCTCAATGACGATATCCGAAGCTACTTCCTGAGCAAGCTCAACGCCCAGGAACTGGCCACCATCATCGAAGACTTCGAATCGGACGACCTGGCGGACCTGCTCCAGCAGCTTCCGGATACGGTCATCCAGGAAGTTCTCGACACGATGGACGAACAGGATCGCCAGCGGGTTGAGGAAGTCCTCGCTTACCCGGAGGACACGGCCGGCGGCCTGATGAACACGGACACCATCACGGTGCGTCCGGATCTCAGCATCGACGTGGTGCTCCGCTACCTGCGCCGCCACCGTGCCCTGCCGCCGATGACCGACAGCCTGATCGTGGTCAACCGCCGCGACGAGTACATCGGTGTGATGCCCATCACCAAGATGCTGGTATCCAGCCCAAGCGCCACCGTCCGCGAGGTGATGGACACCGACATCGAACCCATTCCGGTGACCCTGTCCGATACCCAGGTGGCCACCCGTTTCGAACGTTACGACCTGATTTCGGCCCCCGTGGTCAGTGAAGACGGCAAGCTGCTGGGCCGGATCACCATCGATGACGTGGTCGACGTTATCCGCGAGGACGCCGACCATTCGCTGATGAGCATGGCCGGCCTGGACGAGGACGAAGACACCTTCGCGCCGGTGATAAAGACCACCAAGCGCCGCGCCGTCTGGCTGGGCATCAACCTGATCACCGCCTTCATCGCTTCGGCGGTCATCGGCCTGTTTGAGGGCACCATCTCCAAAGTGGTGGCGCTGGCGGTATTGATGCCCATCGTTGCCAGCATGGGCGGCATCGCCGGCAGCCAGACCCTGACACTCGTCATCCGTGGCATGGCGGTGGGGCAGATCAGCGGAGCCAACGTGCGCTGGCTGCTGAACCGGGAGTTCCTTGCCGGTGTCCTCAACGGCATCCTCTGGGCGCTGGTGGTCTCGGTGGCCGCCACCGTGTGGTTTGCCGACCCGATGATCGGCGTTATCATTGCCTCGGCCCTGATCATTAACCTGATCGCCGCCGCCCTGGTGGGCACGTTGCTGCCGCTGTTCCTGAAAGCGCGCAACATCGACCCGGCGCTGGCCGGCGGCGTGATCCTGACGACGGTGACGGACGTGGTGGGGTTTCTTTCCTTCCTGGGGCTGGCCACCCTGATTTACGCCTGA
- a CDS encoding HPr family phosphocarrier protein — protein sequence MIREPITIINKLGLHARAAAKLVSTASEYDSQVLIAKDGREVDGKSIMSVMMLAASRGTDIELVLDGPDEQAARDALVELINDYFGEGE from the coding sequence ATGATCCGGGAGCCCATCACCATCATCAACAAGCTCGGTCTGCATGCCCGGGCCGCAGCCAAGCTGGTCAGCACCGCGTCGGAGTACGACAGCCAGGTGCTGATCGCCAAGGACGGCCGGGAGGTGGACGGTAAGAGCATCATGTCGGTGATGATGCTCGCGGCCAGCCGCGGCACCGATATCGAGCTGGTTCTCGACGGGCCCGACGAACAGGCAGCGCGCGACGCCCTGGTCGAGCTGATCAACGATTACTTTGGCGAAGGCGAGTAG
- the rapZ gene encoding RNase adapter RapZ, with protein MKLIIVSGRSGSGKSTALHVLEDLGFYCIDNLPIGLLFPLTEEASNASPDKLRNIAVSIDARNLADEIANFDEIHERLKGASLNVEIIFLDATDQALLQRFHATRRKHPLSNVRTSLREAINHEKDLLDPLAQLADLYIDTTELSMYELRDMVRQRVVGRRDQELALLFQSFGFKHGVPVDSDYVFDVRCLPNPYWDASLRDFTGVDPQVQAFLEGQPETRDMLDDLKELLEKWLPTFRSSNRSYMTISIGCTGGQHRSVYICDQLGRYFREQYGNVQIRHTEMPHLHTAASDDTP; from the coding sequence ATGAAACTGATCATCGTCAGCGGTCGTTCCGGATCCGGCAAGAGTACGGCACTGCACGTGCTCGAGGACCTGGGCTTCTACTGTATCGACAACCTCCCCATCGGCCTGCTGTTCCCGTTGACCGAGGAAGCCAGCAATGCCTCGCCGGACAAGCTCCGCAATATTGCCGTGAGCATCGATGCCCGCAACCTGGCCGATGAGATTGCCAACTTCGACGAGATCCACGAGCGCCTCAAGGGCGCCAGCCTGAACGTCGAAATCATCTTCCTCGACGCCACCGACCAGGCCCTGCTGCAGCGTTTCCACGCCACACGCCGCAAGCACCCGCTGAGCAATGTCCGCACGTCGCTACGCGAGGCGATCAACCACGAGAAGGACTTGCTCGACCCCCTGGCGCAGTTGGCCGACCTGTACATCGATACCACCGAGCTGTCGATGTATGAGCTGCGCGACATGGTGCGTCAGCGCGTAGTGGGGCGACGCGACCAGGAACTGGCCCTGCTGTTCCAGTCGTTTGGCTTCAAGCACGGCGTACCCGTGGATTCCGACTACGTGTTCGACGTGCGCTGCCTGCCCAACCCCTACTGGGACGCCAGTCTGCGCGACTTCACCGGTGTCGATCCTCAGGTCCAGGCTTTCCTGGAGGGGCAGCCGGAAACCCGGGACATGCTGGACGATCTCAAGGAACTTCTGGAGAAGTGGTTACCGACTTTCCGGTCAAGCAACCGCAGCTACATGACCATTTCCATCGGCTGCACCGGCGGTCAGCATCGCTCGGTCTACATCTGCGACCAACTGGGGCGTTATTTCCGCGAGCAATACGGCAACGTGCAGATCCGCCACACGGAGATGCCGCACCTGCACACGGCGGCCAGTGACGACACGCCATGA
- the ptsN gene encoding PTS IIA-like nitrogen regulatory protein PtsN translates to MTESPLTIQSILVPELTLCGVPGTSKKRILELIAEHVAKRYPELDETQTFNNLVSRERLGSTGIGQGIAIPHCRLDGCNHVVGALLTLEEGVAFDAIDNQPVDLLFVLIVPKEATSEHLELLSQLAEKFNERSFCERLRQCRDADELFRVMTQPE, encoded by the coding sequence ATGACGGAATCACCATTAACCATCCAGTCCATCCTGGTTCCCGAGCTCACCCTCTGTGGTGTGCCGGGAACCAGCAAGAAACGCATCCTTGAGTTGATCGCCGAGCACGTAGCCAAGCGCTACCCCGAGCTCGACGAGACCCAGACCTTCAATAACCTGGTGTCCCGGGAACGGCTGGGCAGCACCGGTATCGGTCAGGGCATTGCCATCCCCCACTGCCGTCTGGACGGCTGCAATCATGTGGTGGGTGCCCTGCTGACCCTGGAGGAAGGGGTTGCGTTCGACGCCATCGACAACCAGCCGGTGGATCTGCTGTTCGTGCTGATCGTCCCCAAGGAGGCGACCAGCGAGCACCTGGAACTGCTGAGCCAGCTGGCCGAGAAGTTCAACGAGCGCAGCTTCTGCGAACGCCTGCGTCAATGCCGGGACGCCGACGAGCTGTTCCGCGTCATGACGCAACCCGAGTAA
- the hpf gene encoding ribosome hibernation promoting factor: MQLNMSGHHVELTPALKDYVSGKFEKLERHFDHISNCQVTLSVEKLRQTAEATLHVIGGEIHAKAENEDMYAAIDGLLDKLDRQILKHKEKTVDRMHGAAGR, encoded by the coding sequence ATGCAACTCAATATGTCAGGTCACCATGTCGAATTGACTCCCGCTCTGAAAGACTATGTCTCCGGCAAGTTTGAAAAACTCGAACGCCATTTCGACCACATCAGCAACTGTCAGGTGACCCTGTCCGTGGAGAAGCTGCGCCAGACGGCCGAAGCCACACTCCACGTCATTGGTGGTGAAATCCACGCAAAGGCTGAAAACGAAGATATGTACGCGGCCATTGACGGCCTGCTCGACAAACTTGATCGGCAGATCCTCAAGCACAAGGAAAAGACCGTTGATCGAATGCACGGTGCTGCCGGCCGCTAG
- a CDS encoding RNA polymerase factor sigma-54: MKASLQLKLGQQLTMTPQLQQAIRLLQLSTLDLQQEIQQALESNPMLETSEEEDGAADNESDGEDASADGNSEDSNDTTQDDDSWDEPAEPDWNTDTNQEIPDDLPVDTAWDDIYQSAPAPAARSEEDDDTDFESRNSPTETLQDHLLWQLNLTPMGERDRAIAHALLDSVDPRGYLISTLEDIHAGLVDDSEEDPLELDEVEAVLRRLQHFDPPGVFARDLQECLLIQLNQLPPDTPWLPQARLVISHYINLLGNRDYAQLLRRSRLSEEQLKCVLALIQTLNPRPGDSLDQAEPDYVVPDVVVSKQKGRWRVELNPEIAPRIRVNAGYAALIRRADNSADNTYLRDQLQEAKWFIKSLQSRNETLLKVATRIVEHQQGFLDHGEEAMKPLILSDIAQAVSMHESTISRVTTQKYMHTPRGIFELKYFFSSHVSTNEGGECSSTAIRAMIKKLVAAETPKKPLSDSKIAALLGDQGIKVARRTVAKYREAMHIPPSNERKRLV; this comes from the coding sequence ATGAAAGCTTCGCTTCAGCTGAAGCTGGGTCAACAGCTCACCATGACACCCCAGTTGCAACAGGCAATCCGCCTGCTGCAACTTTCCACGCTGGACTTACAACAGGAAATCCAGCAAGCGCTCGAATCCAACCCCATGCTGGAAACCTCGGAAGAGGAAGACGGCGCCGCTGATAATGAGAGCGACGGTGAGGACGCGTCCGCTGACGGCAACAGCGAGGACAGCAACGACACCACGCAGGACGACGATAGCTGGGACGAGCCGGCCGAACCCGACTGGAACACCGATACCAACCAGGAAATCCCCGATGACCTGCCGGTCGACACCGCCTGGGACGACATCTACCAGTCCGCCCCGGCACCGGCGGCGCGCAGCGAAGAAGACGACGACACCGACTTCGAATCACGCAACTCCCCCACCGAGACCCTGCAGGACCACCTGCTCTGGCAGCTCAACCTCACCCCCATGGGCGAGCGCGACCGCGCCATTGCTCACGCCCTGCTCGACTCGGTGGACCCGCGCGGCTACCTGATCTCGACACTGGAAGACATCCACGCCGGGCTGGTCGACGACAGCGAGGAAGATCCGCTGGAACTGGACGAAGTTGAGGCCGTGCTGCGCCGCCTGCAGCATTTCGACCCGCCGGGCGTGTTCGCACGGGACCTTCAGGAGTGCCTCCTGATCCAGCTCAACCAGCTGCCACCGGATACCCCCTGGCTGCCCCAGGCACGGCTGGTGATCAGCCACTACATCAACCTGCTGGGTAATCGCGATTACGCCCAGTTGCTGCGCCGCAGTCGCCTCAGCGAAGAGCAGCTGAAGTGCGTACTGGCCCTGATCCAGACGCTCAACCCGCGGCCGGGCGACTCCCTCGACCAGGCCGAGCCGGATTACGTGGTGCCGGATGTGGTGGTGTCCAAGCAGAAGGGCCGCTGGCGCGTCGAACTCAATCCCGAAATTGCCCCGCGCATCCGGGTCAATGCCGGCTACGCGGCGCTGATCCGCCGGGCCGACAACAGTGCCGACAACACCTACCTGCGCGATCAGTTGCAGGAGGCCAAATGGTTCATCAAGAGTCTGCAGAGTCGCAACGAGACCCTGCTGAAAGTTGCCACCCGGATCGTTGAACATCAGCAGGGATTTCTGGATCATGGCGAGGAAGCCATGAAGCCGTTGATCCTCTCGGACATTGCCCAGGCAGTGAGCATGCATGAATCGACCATTTCCCGGGTCACCACCCAGAAATACATGCATACGCCGCGCGGTATCTTCGAGCTGAAGTACTTTTTCTCCAGTCATGTGAGCACGAACGAGGGCGGTGAATGTTCCTCCACGGCAATTCGTGCCATGATCAAGAAACTGGTCGCCGCCGAAACCCCGAAGAAACCCCTCAGCGACAGCAAGATTGCAGCGCTGCTCGGGGACCAGGGCATCAAGGTGGCACGACGGACGGTCGCCAAGTATCGCGAGGCGATGCACATCCCGCCGTCCAACGAACGCAAGAGACTGGTCTGA
- the lptB gene encoding LPS export ABC transporter ATP-binding protein, with protein MAILRASNLAKSYKQIKVVKDVSLEIRSGEIVGLLGPNGAGKTTCFYMIVGLVKADNGRVSIDEKDITPLPMHGRARSGIGYLPQEASVFRKLSVRDNIMAILETRKSLSRAERDERLENLLEEFHITHIRDSLGMALSGGERRRVEIARALAMEPAFILLDEPFAGVDPISVSDIKQIIRHLRDKGIGVLITDHNVRETLDICENAYIVSGGHIIASGQSEEILANQQVKEVYLGNEFHM; from the coding sequence ATGGCCATACTGCGTGCGAGCAATCTGGCGAAGAGCTACAAGCAGATTAAAGTGGTCAAAGACGTCTCACTGGAAATCCGCAGCGGGGAAATCGTCGGCCTGCTGGGCCCCAACGGCGCCGGCAAGACCACCTGTTTCTACATGATCGTGGGCCTGGTCAAGGCGGACAACGGCCGGGTCAGCATCGATGAGAAGGACATCACACCCCTGCCCATGCACGGCCGGGCCCGTTCCGGCATCGGCTATCTGCCCCAGGAAGCTTCGGTGTTTCGCAAGCTCAGTGTGCGCGACAACATCATGGCGATCCTGGAAACGCGCAAGAGCCTGTCTCGGGCGGAGCGTGACGAGAGGCTGGAAAACCTGCTGGAAGAATTCCACATCACGCATATCCGGGACAGCCTGGGCATGGCCCTGTCGGGTGGGGAGCGCCGGCGCGTGGAGATTGCCCGGGCGCTGGCGATGGAGCCGGCCTTCATCCTGCTGGACGAGCCCTTTGCCGGTGTCGACCCGATCTCGGTCAGCGACATCAAGCAGATCATCCGCCATCTGCGCGACAAGGGCATCGGTGTGCTGATCACCGACCATAACGTGCGCGAAACCCTGGATATCTGCGAAAACGCCTACATCGTCAGCGGCGGCCATATTATCGCATCCGGACAGTCTGAGGAGATCCTGGCCAACCAGCAGGTCAAGGAAGTCTACCTGGGCAACGAATTCCACATGTGA
- the lptA gene encoding lipopolysaccharide transport periplasmic protein LptA, translating into MSCHQRSNRAPLRRLLGAALLALAANAQAFDLNSDSPIKVSADNARLDDAKGTAVYTGDVVVRQDATELTADRVVLYRSQGALNRIEAYGKPAHYIQPQQGETPKTDAEALTIIYAAGENRLTFEEKAVIRQNGNVFKGERIDYDTARRVVTAGGGSKSDGGDGRVEMVIQPRQGSGTSEAGN; encoded by the coding sequence ATGAGTTGCCATCAGCGCAGTAACCGCGCGCCCCTGCGCCGCCTTCTGGGCGCCGCGCTCCTGGCGCTGGCCGCAAACGCCCAGGCTTTTGACCTGAATTCGGACAGCCCGATCAAGGTATCGGCGGACAATGCCCGACTCGACGACGCCAAGGGTACAGCGGTCTACACCGGCGATGTGGTCGTGCGCCAGGACGCCACCGAGCTGACCGCGGACCGCGTCGTCCTCTACCGCAGCCAGGGCGCGCTGAACCGCATCGAAGCCTACGGCAAGCCGGCGCACTACATACAGCCGCAACAGGGCGAAACACCGAAAACCGACGCCGAAGCACTGACCATCATTTACGCTGCCGGCGAGAACCGGCTGACCTTTGAGGAAAAAGCCGTCATCCGCCAGAACGGCAACGTGTTCAAGGGCGAGCGCATCGACTACGACACGGCCAGGCGCGTGGTCACCGCCGGCGGTGGCAGCAAATCCGATGGCGGCGACGGGCGCGTGGAAATGGTTATCCAGCCACGCCAGGGCAGCGGAACCTCGGAGGCCGGTAACTGA
- the lptC gene encoding LPS export ABC transporter periplasmic protein LptC, giving the protein MLSRLNQIRLRYVAIAVLAAVLIDLLWQSDEKSPDNTAEQLRGPDEPDSFVVNGAYQAYDEEGNVSVTITSPRIEQFDEQNRAHMQEPRATLIDAKSGIPWKVSAEEGNYLLERDVIDLTGNVVISRILESGKQGKLETPHLTLDNDKRIVHTDAPVILTDARGVTRATGMKAWIDKRIVKLQSQVEGQYELPSAQ; this is encoded by the coding sequence ATGCTCAGCCGCCTTAACCAGATCCGCCTGCGCTACGTCGCCATCGCCGTACTGGCCGCCGTGCTGATCGATCTGCTCTGGCAAAGCGACGAAAAATCCCCGGACAACACCGCCGAGCAGCTGCGCGGACCGGACGAGCCCGACAGTTTCGTGGTGAACGGCGCTTACCAGGCCTACGACGAGGAAGGCAATGTCAGCGTCACCATCACCAGCCCGCGCATCGAACAGTTCGACGAGCAGAATCGAGCCCACATGCAGGAGCCGCGCGCCACGCTGATCGATGCCAAGTCAGGCATCCCCTGGAAGGTGTCAGCCGAGGAAGGCAACTACCTCCTGGAGCGCGACGTCATCGACCTGACCGGCAACGTGGTCATCAGCCGGATCCTGGAATCCGGCAAGCAAGGCAAGCTGGAAACCCCCCATCTTACGCTGGATAACGATAAACGCATTGTGCACACTGACGCCCCGGTGATCCTGACCGACGCCCGGGGCGTGACCCGCGCCACGGGCATGAAAGCCTGGATCGACAAACGGATCGTCAAACTGCAATCACAGGTGGAAGGACAGTATGAGTTGCCATCAGCGCAGTAA
- the kdsC gene encoding 3-deoxy-manno-octulosonate-8-phosphatase KdsC — protein MERPLPDDLMTKAARIRLLALDVDGVLTDGRLYFTAQGDELKAFCTLDGHGIKQLRRAGIDVAIITGRNSPLTARRARDLGVEHLQQGREDKEAALKELLEELAISASEAAYIGDDLPDLGAIMHAGLGIAVPNGHWYVREQADYCTETGGGEGAVREICDLILQAQNKLAEMHQTYHADGH, from the coding sequence ATGGAAAGACCGCTGCCCGACGACCTGATGACCAAAGCCGCCCGAATTCGCCTGCTGGCGCTCGACGTTGACGGCGTGCTGACCGACGGCCGACTCTACTTCACCGCCCAGGGCGACGAGCTCAAGGCTTTCTGCACGCTCGATGGCCACGGCATCAAGCAACTGCGGCGCGCCGGCATCGACGTCGCGATCATCACCGGGCGTAACTCCCCGCTGACCGCCCGCCGCGCCCGCGACCTGGGCGTTGAACATCTGCAACAGGGGCGCGAGGACAAGGAAGCAGCGCTGAAGGAGCTACTTGAGGAACTCGCCATCTCCGCCAGCGAGGCCGCCTATATTGGCGATGATCTGCCCGACCTGGGCGCCATCATGCACGCCGGCCTGGGCATTGCCGTCCCCAACGGCCACTGGTATGTCCGCGAGCAGGCCGATTACTGCACTGAAACCGGTGGCGGCGAAGGCGCCGTGCGTGAAATCTGCGACCTGATCCTGCAGGCCCAGAACAAACTGGCGGAAATGCACCAGACCTACCACGCCGACGGACACTGA
- a CDS encoding KpsF/GutQ family sugar-phosphate isomerase, with the protein MARTMTTSFIDSARRAIAIEREAIDALSERIDPTFEHACKLVMQCHGRVVVTGMGKSGHIGKKIAATLASTGTPSFFVHPGEASHGDLGMITGDDVVLAISNSGKTAEVLTILPLIKRMGAPLISMTGDPESVLAKEAAANLDVSVPREACPLGLAPTSSTTATLVMGDALAVALLEVRGFSAEDFAFSHPGGSLGRRLLLRVADIMHTGDRVPRVKPDTLLSGALLEMSQKGLGMTTVIDDSGTMIGVFTDGDLRRALDRNVDIHGTPIRDVMTVGGKRIRDDQLAAEALNVMDEVKITALPVVDRHGSLIGAINMHDLLRAGVL; encoded by the coding sequence ATTGCCCGGACTATGACGACTTCTTTCATCGACTCAGCGCGCCGGGCGATCGCCATCGAGCGAGAGGCGATCGACGCGCTGTCCGAGCGCATTGATCCGACATTTGAACACGCCTGCAAGCTGGTCATGCAATGCCATGGCCGGGTCGTGGTCACCGGCATGGGCAAGTCCGGGCACATCGGCAAGAAGATCGCCGCCACCCTGGCCAGTACCGGCACGCCCTCCTTCTTCGTTCACCCCGGCGAGGCCAGCCACGGCGACCTGGGGATGATCACCGGTGACGACGTGGTCCTGGCCATCTCCAACTCCGGCAAGACCGCCGAGGTGCTGACCATCCTGCCACTCATCAAGCGGATGGGCGCACCGTTGATCAGCATGACCGGCGACCCGGAATCCGTACTCGCCAAGGAGGCAGCGGCCAACCTGGACGTCAGCGTCCCCCGCGAAGCCTGCCCCCTGGGACTGGCCCCGACCAGCAGCACCACCGCCACCCTGGTCATGGGGGACGCCCTCGCCGTGGCCTTGCTGGAAGTCCGCGGCTTCAGCGCCGAAGACTTCGCCTTCTCGCACCCGGGCGGCAGCCTGGGTCGCCGCCTGCTGTTGCGGGTGGCGGACATCATGCATACCGGTGACCGGGTGCCCCGCGTCAAACCCGATACCCTGCTCAGCGGCGCCCTGCTGGAAATGTCGCAGAAAGGCCTGGGCATGACGACGGTAATCGACGACTCGGGCACCATGATCGGCGTGTTCACCGACGGCGACCTGCGCCGTGCCCTGGACCGCAACGTGGACATTCACGGCACGCCGATCCGCGACGTGATGACCGTCGGCGGCAAACGCATCCGTGACGACCAGCTGGCCGCGGAAGCACTTAACGTCATGGACGAGGTCAAGATCACCGCCCTGCCGGTGGTGGATCGCCACGGCAGCCTGATCGGCGCCATCAACATGCATGACCTGTTACGCGCAGGCGTCCTGTGA
- a CDS encoding calcium/sodium antiporter, which yields MSLLPYIGALVAGLVLLIWSADRFVEGSVALARNLGMSPMLIGLTIVAFGTSAPEMLVSATAALTDAPALAVGNALGSNIANVGLVLGITTLVAPIPLKRTVLFRELPILLTVTILVYPLLLDGALSPMDGVIFLVMLAIALFLLSRNNAPGDAPEFLEEVEEMPDIQIKGAVTWFVVGLVMLIVSSRILVWGATELALTLGVSELVIGLTIVAIGTSLPELAASVASALKGHHDVALGNIVGSNLFNLLAVLAMPALLNPLPIESDVLIRDYGTMAGLTVLLAAFAYGMQKKGKLARFEGGILLAGYIAYTVVLYHAAR from the coding sequence ATGTCTCTACTCCCCTACATTGGCGCCCTCGTCGCCGGCCTGGTGCTGCTGATCTGGAGCGCGGACCGGTTTGTCGAAGGCTCTGTTGCCCTGGCTCGCAACCTGGGCATGTCGCCGATGCTGATCGGTCTGACCATCGTCGCGTTCGGCACGTCCGCCCCCGAAATGCTGGTCTCCGCCACCGCTGCCCTGACCGACGCACCGGCGCTGGCCGTGGGCAACGCGCTGGGCTCCAACATTGCCAATGTCGGGCTGGTACTGGGCATCACCACGCTGGTGGCGCCGATTCCCCTGAAACGGACCGTCCTGTTTCGCGAACTCCCCATCCTGCTCACGGTCACCATTCTGGTTTACCCGCTGCTGCTGGATGGCGCCCTGTCCCCCATGGACGGCGTGATCTTCCTGGTGATGCTGGCCATTGCCCTGTTCCTGCTCAGCCGCAACAACGCCCCCGGTGACGCCCCGGAATTCCTGGAGGAAGTCGAGGAAATGCCCGACATCCAGATCAAGGGCGCCGTTACCTGGTTCGTCGTCGGCCTGGTCATGTTGATCGTCAGCTCGCGTATCCTGGTCTGGGGCGCTACCGAACTGGCCCTGACCCTGGGCGTCAGCGAACTGGTGATCGGCCTGACCATCGTCGCCATCGGCACCAGTCTGCCGGAACTTGCAGCGTCCGTGGCCAGCGCCCTCAAAGGCCACCACGACGTGGCGCTGGGCAACATCGTCGGCTCCAACCTGTTCAACCTGCTGGCGGTACTGGCAATGCCGGCACTGCTCAACCCGCTGCCGATTGAGAGCGACGTTCTGATCCGGGACTACGGCACCATGGCCGGGCTGACTGTTCTGCTCGCGGCGTTCGCCTATGGCATGCAGAAAAAGGGAAAACTGGCCCGCTTTGAAGGTGGTATACTGCTGGCCGGATACATCGCTTATACCGTCGTACTTTACCACGCAGCACGTTAA
- a CDS encoding ABC transporter ATP-binding protein: MTSESAYIDIQDLLFLRGDRRIFDGLSLRIPRGKVTAIMGPSGTGKTTLLKLIGGQLRPESGRILVGGQNVHQLSRKALYRLRRDIGMLFQSGALFSDLSAYENVAFPLRVHTDLPEDMIRDIVLMKLESVGLRGARDLMPSELSGGMTRRVALARSIALDPELIMYDEPFTGQDPIAKGVLVEMISKLNRSMGLTSVLVSHDVPESLSICDYACIVSNGKVIGEGSPEELQAHPSERVQQFLQGQPDGPVPFHYPAASIAEDLSGGVSR; the protein is encoded by the coding sequence ATGACGTCAGAGTCCGCATACATAGACATTCAGGATCTCCTATTCCTGCGCGGCGATCGCCGCATTTTTGACGGCCTGTCGCTGCGCATTCCACGCGGCAAGGTCACCGCGATCATGGGGCCCAGCGGTACCGGCAAGACCACATTGCTCAAGCTGATCGGCGGGCAGCTCCGGCCCGAATCCGGTCGAATCCTTGTGGGCGGGCAGAACGTTCATCAGCTCAGCCGCAAGGCGCTTTACCGGCTGCGCCGCGACATCGGCATGCTGTTCCAGAGCGGCGCGCTTTTTTCCGATTTGAGTGCCTACGAAAACGTGGCGTTTCCGCTGCGGGTACATACCGATCTGCCGGAAGACATGATCCGTGACATCGTGCTGATGAAGCTTGAATCCGTAGGGTTGCGCGGTGCCCGCGACCTGATGCCTTCGGAGCTGTCCGGTGGTATGACCCGGCGCGTCGCCCTGGCGCGCAGCATTGCCCTGGATCCGGAACTGATCATGTACGACGAACCCTTTACCGGGCAGGACCCGATCGCCAAAGGCGTGCTGGTGGAGATGATCAGCAAGCTCAACCGCTCCATGGGCCTGACCAGCGTGCTGGTTTCCCACGACGTGCCGGAGTCCCTGAGCATCTGCGACTACGCCTGTATCGTATCCAACGGTAAGGTCATCGGTGAAGGCTCGCCCGAAGAGCTGCAGGCGCACCCGTCCGAGCGTGTCCAGCAATTCCTTCAGGGGCAGCCCGATGGCCCGGTACCTTTCCATTATCCGGCGGCGTCCATTGCCGAGGATCTGTCCGGCGGGGTGTCCCGATGA